In Pleuronectes platessa chromosome 4, fPlePla1.1, whole genome shotgun sequence, the following proteins share a genomic window:
- the barhl1a gene encoding barH-like homeobox 1a, whose product MPAPGSGPTRCPPLFRPDPPELSPISGCSPPPSPRRERVLRFESPLLAGQIQPRSAGSSFLIRDILSDRRSLSDPGLSDPGLQAEPCLSGPDVDTSLRSQGLDPGLQKKPRKARTAFSDQQLSRLQRSFQKQKYLSVQERMELAASLQLSDMQVKTWYQNRRTKWKRQSAAGLELLAEAGRMFLPTHFLFPPAPPTLDLYLYRGHTAAALLVNNKSHTH is encoded by the exons ATGC CGGCTCCAGGTTCCGGACCAACTCGCTGCCCCCCCCTCTTCCGGCCGGACCCTCCGGAGCTCAGCCCGATCAGCGGCTGCTCGCCGCCTCCTTCCCCGCGCAGAGAGCGTGTTCTCCGGTTCGAGTCTCCTCTGCTGGCCGGTCAGATCCAGCCCCGCTCCGCCGGCTCCTCCTTCCTGATCCGGGACATCTTGTCGGACCGTCGGTCTCTTTCTGACCCGGGACTTTCTGACCCGGGACTGCAGGCCGAGCCGTGCCTGTCCGGACCGGATGTAGATACAAGTTTGAGGA GTCAGGGTTTAGATCCGGGTCTGCAG AAGAAGCCTCGTAAAGCTCGGACAGCTTTCAGCGACCAGCAGCTGTCCAGGCTGCAGAGAAGCTTCCAGAAGCAGAAGTACCTGAGCGTCCAGGAGAGGATGGAGCTCGCTGCGTCTCTGCAGCTCAGCGACATGCAGGTGAAGACCTGGTACCAGAACAGAAG GACCAAGTGGAAGCGTCAGTCGGCTGCTGGTCTGGAGCTGCTGGCTGAAGCCGGCAGGATGTTCCTGcccacacacttcctgttcccACCTGCCCCGCCCACACTGGACCTCTACCTGTACCGAGGCCACACAGCCGCCGCCCTGCTGGTCaacaacaaatcacacacacactga